The following are encoded in a window of Leptospira selangorensis genomic DNA:
- a CDS encoding LA_2444/LA_4059 family outer membrane protein: MDLFQKYNIFVLLNLFLIPSLQASEEIPKNGPSENKKQKFELLLKRQTYSFIPYNFTSYSEKTDPKESIETSHLQQNQKVLVPAVFSYENYEKNYRAEISYYEVELVNPNSNVIRSNSSGLSAERFYYSPLARSEFEANFYKIISPAQNWNLYLGGGLRNINKYTYGKYMLDGAFQEYFYTYGPQVSIQSSYQFMENFTANLSLDVFYTEGTRFFKTPMISTDTLVFTNGSAGTRGIFRGYESEISLQYKFHENMRFHLGYNQIYSYFSYLHFDQLNLYYNISSPSSISISNGSRSGNYEILRGFFLGFSVFF; encoded by the coding sequence ATGGATCTTTTTCAAAAATATAATATTTTCGTTCTATTAAATTTATTCTTAATTCCGAGCTTACAAGCCTCAGAGGAAATCCCGAAGAACGGACCTTCTGAAAACAAAAAACAAAAATTCGAATTATTATTAAAGAGACAAACCTATAGTTTTATTCCTTATAATTTCACTTCTTATTCGGAAAAAACGGATCCGAAAGAATCGATAGAAACAAGCCATTTGCAACAAAACCAAAAAGTATTGGTTCCTGCAGTTTTCAGTTACGAAAATTATGAAAAAAATTACCGAGCAGAGATCTCTTATTACGAAGTGGAATTGGTAAATCCGAATTCGAATGTGATCCGATCCAATTCTAGCGGCCTATCTGCGGAGAGATTTTATTATTCTCCTTTGGCAAGATCAGAGTTTGAAGCGAATTTTTATAAGATCATCTCTCCCGCTCAAAACTGGAATTTATATTTAGGCGGAGGACTTCGTAATATCAATAAGTACACCTACGGCAAATACATGTTAGACGGTGCTTTCCAGGAATATTTTTATACGTACGGCCCTCAGGTTTCTATCCAATCTTCTTATCAATTTATGGAAAATTTTACGGCAAATTTAAGTTTAGATGTGTTTTATACGGAAGGGACTAGATTTTTCAAAACTCCTATGATTTCTACGGATACATTGGTTTTTACCAATGGAAGCGCGGGGACCAGAGGGATTTTTAGAGGTTATGAATCTGAAATTTCTCTCCAATATAAATTTCATGAGAATATGAGATTTCATTTGGGGTATAACCAAATTTATTCCTATTTCAGCTATTTGCATTTTGACCAATTGAATCTTTATTATAATATATCTTCACCTTCCTCTATCTCTATTAGTAATGGCTCCAGATCAGGGAACTATGAGATTTTAAGAGGATTCTTCTTAGGGTTTTCAGTCTTTTTTTAA
- a CDS encoding NAD-dependent epimerase/dehydratase family protein: MNLFITGASGFVGGAIARHLKEKHKVKVLSRSPKTDSTLTQQGFEIVSGSLESISSQDLTGIDIVIHCAAFVGPWGNYQDFWKGNVEGTTRLLEASQKAGVKRFIHMGTEAALFYGQDMIQIDETYPYPKKTPYYYSRSKGEAERRVVSANRPGFETIALRPRLVWGPGDTSVLPVLKKMVAEGKFMWLDGGKAKTSVTCIPNLVHATELALTKGVPGQIYFITDDEDKTVKTFLTEMMQTQGISLPQASVPSALAGFLAMVVEGIWRIFGIRKEPPMMRFPVDIMGKECTIRIDKAKKELGYKPVVSVAQGLLLMKG; the protein is encoded by the coding sequence ATGAATTTATTTATTACCGGAGCTTCCGGATTTGTGGGCGGAGCAATTGCTCGCCATTTAAAAGAAAAACATAAGGTAAAAGTATTATCCAGATCTCCAAAGACAGATTCTACTTTAACTCAACAAGGTTTTGAAATAGTAAGTGGAAGTTTAGAATCTATCAGTTCACAAGACTTAACCGGAATAGATATTGTAATTCATTGCGCGGCGTTTGTAGGTCCATGGGGAAATTACCAAGATTTTTGGAAAGGAAATGTCGAAGGAACAACTCGTTTATTAGAGGCTTCTCAGAAAGCAGGTGTTAAAAGATTTATACATATGGGAACAGAGGCGGCGCTATTTTATGGACAGGATATGATCCAAATAGATGAGACTTATCCTTATCCCAAAAAAACTCCTTACTATTATAGTCGTAGTAAAGGAGAGGCGGAAAGAAGGGTAGTCTCCGCAAATCGTCCCGGTTTTGAAACAATCGCCCTAAGGCCAAGACTAGTTTGGGGTCCGGGAGATACATCTGTTCTTCCTGTTCTTAAGAAGATGGTGGCCGAAGGAAAATTTATGTGGTTGGATGGGGGAAAAGCCAAAACTTCTGTAACCTGTATTCCGAATCTGGTTCATGCAACGGAACTTGCTTTAACTAAGGGTGTGCCGGGGCAAATCTACTTCATCACGGATGACGAGGATAAAACTGTAAAAACATTTCTAACAGAGATGATGCAAACCCAAGGGATTTCACTTCCTCAGGCTTCTGTTCCCTCTGCACTTGCTGGGTTTTTAGCGATGGTCGTGGAAGGGATATGGAGAATATTCGGAATTCGTAAAGAACCTCCGATGATGAGATTCCCGGTTGATATTATGGGAAAAGAATGTACGATCCGTATAGATAAGGCTAAAAAAGAATTAGGATATAAACCTGTGGTCAGCGTAGCACAAGGTTTACTATTAATGAAAGGTTGA
- a CDS encoding ArsR/SmtB family transcription factor gives MSKQPTHPNLDQIELNSIFEAVSDPIRRKILLDLSEKGESNCSTFLVYAPKTNLSYHMGKLREAGMIFTRYEGTQRFSIIRQDDLEKKFPGLLDTILKSARIESAQEEVSGIKV, from the coding sequence ATGTCTAAACAACCAACTCATCCCAATCTAGATCAGATAGAATTGAACTCTATATTCGAAGCAGTAAGTGATCCGATCCGGAGGAAGATACTATTGGATCTTTCGGAGAAAGGTGAATCCAATTGTTCTACCTTTCTAGTCTATGCCCCCAAAACAAATCTTTCGTACCATATGGGAAAATTAAGGGAAGCTGGGATGATCTTCACCAGATACGAAGGAACTCAGAGATTTTCCATCATCCGTCAAGACGACCTGGAGAAAAAATTCCCAGGCCTACTCGACACGATCTTAAAAAGTGCAAGGATAGAGAGCGCTCAAGAAGAAGTTTCCGGGATCAAAGTCTAA
- a CDS encoding beta-class carbonic anhydrase — translation MSNSAVLQKETSKIHQEVIEANNKYVSEFGKKGELALPPARSFTILTCMDARLDPAKYAGLSEGDAHVIRNAGGRASDDAIRSLIISHKLLGTKEFFVIHHSDCGMELFNDQIIRNLLAKSLKTATVDANGWRNLEESGGSDEAKYIPFLTFENLEKSVVDDVKRIRNHPLIPKDIPVYGYFYDVKTGKLVEVQEATKIGRAS, via the coding sequence ATGTCAAATTCAGCAGTTCTGCAAAAAGAAACCAGTAAGATCCACCAAGAAGTAATCGAAGCAAACAATAAGTATGTTTCCGAGTTCGGTAAAAAGGGAGAATTAGCCCTTCCCCCTGCCAGAAGTTTTACGATCCTCACATGTATGGATGCTCGTTTGGATCCGGCAAAATACGCCGGACTTTCCGAAGGAGATGCTCATGTAATCCGCAATGCAGGCGGAAGAGCAAGCGACGACGCGATCCGTTCATTGATCATTTCTCATAAACTTTTAGGCACAAAAGAATTTTTCGTGATCCATCACTCTGATTGTGGAATGGAATTATTCAATGATCAGATCATCCGAAATTTATTAGCGAAAAGTTTGAAAACTGCAACTGTAGATGCAAACGGTTGGAGAAACTTGGAAGAATCCGGAGGATCAGACGAAGCAAAATATATCCCATTCTTAACTTTTGAAAATTTGGAAAAGAGCGTGGTAGACGATGTAAAAAGGATCAGAAACCATCCTTTGATCCCTAAGGACATCCCCGTTTATGGATACTTCTACGATGTGAAAACAGGAAAACTTGTGGAAGTGCAAGAAGCGACCAAAATCGGAAGAGCTTCTTGA
- a CDS encoding cytochrome-c peroxidase, which translates to MKVITSSRIDSKFLGYIFLIFVFYCIGCDSQKKKDTDLTELTYIPSGILGLPDVPVPKNNPQSNDKVSLGAKLYSDKRFSADGTVSCATCHKPEQAFVDKLKVSKGIKNLTGTRNAPTVLNAVYYKTQFWDGRRNDLEGQSKDPLLNPVEHGLSSHDDLIKIVKSDPDYTSKFKTVFGVESDSIKIDHVAMAIASFERTIISGNSPFDRYRFGKEEKVLSESAIRGLNLYMGKARCQDCHTIGETYAIFIDDKFHNLGVGFKRIQPKLEEILQKKAESKNSPTSDEEILTNIESSELGRFAVTGISEDLGAFKTPGLRNIALTSPYMHDGSLTSLEQVIDLYDRGGEPNPFLSSGIRPLGLTGQEKADLISFLKSLTSPVLPSMPK; encoded by the coding sequence ATGAAAGTTATTACATCTTCACGAATCGATTCCAAGTTTTTAGGATATATATTTCTTATATTCGTTTTTTATTGTATAGGTTGTGATTCCCAGAAGAAAAAAGACACAGACCTAACTGAGCTTACCTATATTCCCAGTGGGATTTTAGGATTACCCGACGTACCTGTCCCTAAAAATAATCCTCAATCTAACGATAAAGTATCGTTAGGTGCAAAATTATATTCTGATAAACGATTTAGCGCCGATGGAACCGTATCTTGCGCTACCTGTCATAAACCTGAACAGGCATTTGTGGATAAACTTAAGGTATCTAAGGGTATCAAAAATCTTACCGGAACTAGAAATGCGCCTACAGTATTGAATGCAGTCTATTATAAAACACAATTCTGGGACGGAAGAAGAAACGATTTAGAAGGCCAGTCCAAAGATCCTCTCTTAAATCCTGTGGAGCATGGTCTTTCCAGTCATGATGACCTTATAAAGATCGTAAAATCGGATCCGGATTATACTTCGAAGTTTAAGACTGTGTTCGGAGTCGAATCGGATTCTATCAAGATAGATCATGTTGCCATGGCAATTGCATCTTTTGAAAGAACGATCATTTCAGGAAATTCTCCTTTTGATCGTTATAGATTCGGAAAAGAAGAGAAGGTATTATCCGAGTCCGCGATCCGCGGTTTAAATTTGTATATGGGCAAGGCGAGATGCCAAGATTGCCATACGATAGGTGAAACATACGCGATTTTTATAGATGATAAATTCCATAATCTGGGAGTGGGTTTTAAAAGAATACAACCCAAGTTAGAAGAGATCCTCCAAAAAAAAGCCGAATCTAAAAACAGTCCCACTTCTGACGAAGAAATACTTACTAATATAGAATCTTCCGAGCTGGGTAGATTTGCGGTTACTGGAATCAGTGAAGACCTGGGAGCGTTCAAAACTCCGGGGCTTAGGAATATCGCATTAACTTCTCCTTATATGCATGATGGGAGTTTAACAAGCCTAGAACAGGTCATCGATCTGTATGATAGAGGCGGAGAACCAAATCCTTTTTTAAGCAGCGGTATTCGTCCCTTGGGATTAACCGGCCAAGAGAAAGCTGATCTTATATCTTTTCTAAAATCCTTAACAAGTCCGGTTTTGCCTAGCATGCCAAAATGA
- a CDS encoding metallophosphoesterase family protein — protein sequence MEEGKLSRKDFLRRTGGLLAASIVPMSLVEIACGGRGKGTHEKFTFAFISDPHLTHIKGTNFVRNFDTGLNKAIETVNLMFPRPDFVVFGGDLAQLGKREELDHGMELLSKLKVPVKYVIGEHDYYLDMGNYWQDKISKLNYSFDHKGVHFVVLNSILTYDTWIKRWKTPEERMNEMARLDNPNGSPFMVGDDQIAWLKKDLENIKSGTPLVVLSHSPLYKIYKPWNFWTDDAEKIQSVLSKFDNVTVFHGHVHQVLYNQIKNISFYALMSTAWPWPYPESYTQSPHYIPKMTVFMNRQDPFHERDGTGWAFVNMDNAREEMHYKLWENKDRIVKYDESAGHPVDSTYQKPESRILPQTHY from the coding sequence ATGGAAGAAGGTAAACTGAGCAGGAAGGATTTTTTGCGCAGAACGGGGGGTCTACTCGCCGCGAGTATTGTTCCGATGAGTTTAGTGGAGATTGCCTGCGGGGGAAGAGGAAAGGGCACTCATGAAAAATTTACCTTTGCATTTATATCGGATCCTCACCTAACACATATTAAAGGAACGAATTTCGTTCGGAATTTTGATACGGGTCTGAATAAGGCAATTGAAACAGTGAACCTAATGTTTCCTAGGCCTGACTTTGTTGTATTCGGCGGGGATCTGGCTCAGTTAGGAAAAAGAGAAGAGCTAGATCATGGTATGGAACTTCTATCCAAGCTTAAAGTTCCGGTAAAATACGTGATCGGAGAACATGATTATTACTTGGATATGGGGAATTATTGGCAGGATAAGATCAGCAAACTCAATTATTCCTTCGATCATAAGGGAGTTCATTTTGTAGTCCTGAATAGTATTCTTACCTATGACACTTGGATCAAACGTTGGAAAACCCCTGAAGAAAGAATGAACGAGATGGCCCGTTTGGATAATCCGAACGGTTCTCCTTTTATGGTGGGTGATGATCAGATCGCCTGGTTGAAAAAGGATCTGGAGAATATTAAAAGTGGGACTCCTTTAGTGGTTCTTTCTCATTCTCCATTATATAAAATTTATAAACCTTGGAATTTTTGGACGGACGACGCGGAGAAGATCCAATCGGTCCTAAGTAAATTTGATAACGTGACGGTATTTCACGGACATGTTCACCAAGTTTTATACAACCAAATCAAGAATATAAGTTTCTATGCATTGATGTCCACTGCTTGGCCTTGGCCTTATCCGGAGAGTTATACTCAGTCGCCACATTATATTCCTAAGATGACAGTCTTTATGAACCGCCAGGATCCGTTCCATGAGAGGGACGGAACCGGCTGGGCCTTCGTAAACATGGATAATGCAAGAGAGGAAATGCATTATAAACTTTGGGAGAATAAGGATAGGATCGTAAAATACGACGAATCCGCTGGGCATCCGGTAGATTCGACTTATCAAAAGCCAGAATCTAGAATTCTACCTCAAACGCATTATTAG
- a CDS encoding c-type cytochrome: MDDRYTFRNRSKSKILFGICTSVLFLIFGTVSLVFGDDWDKSNEDKWNAAFMETVVRGEKLFHGPELGGNTVQCAMCHPNATNTHPETYPKFQKQIGKVSTLREMINWCIQNPLQGKPLAYDDPKMIALEAYIMYERRNSVLVPGKH, translated from the coding sequence ATGGACGATCGGTATACTTTTAGAAATAGATCTAAATCTAAAATTTTATTCGGGATCTGCACTTCCGTTTTATTTCTGATTTTCGGAACGGTGTCTTTGGTTTTCGGAGATGACTGGGATAAATCCAACGAAGACAAATGGAATGCGGCATTTATGGAAACGGTGGTTAGAGGAGAAAAACTTTTCCATGGGCCTGAATTGGGAGGAAATACAGTACAATGTGCTATGTGTCATCCGAATGCCACCAATACACATCCTGAAACATATCCGAAATTCCAAAAACAAATCGGAAAAGTCTCCACATTAAGGGAGATGATTAACTGGTGTATCCAAAATCCTCTCCAAGGTAAACCTTTGGCTTACGACGATCCTAAGATGATCGCATTGGAAGCTTATATCATGTATGAGAGAAGGAACTCCGTTCTGGTTCCGGGGAAACATTAG